Proteins encoded in a region of the Panicum hallii strain FIL2 chromosome 3, PHallii_v3.1, whole genome shotgun sequence genome:
- the LOC112884680 gene encoding asparagine synthetase domain-containing protein 1, translated as MCGISLVLSGDPLVAAAAAAAEIRHSGEGKGVSADELKEALRRRGPDSLGCVRRRLCSDGTVLGADGCDGGGEGKAGVGDGGVAELLFIGATLHLRGAEPVAQPLVSPSGSILVYNGEIYGGIEVADDENDTQALFSSLESCCSCDCHALSRDEACSCGSGVKSVPQILSTIKGPWALIYWQMDSNTIWFGRDAFGRRSLLVHWPTSDDSRFILSSLAPPSFARNNADATVNGFVSDPDISDCNKASYWEELPCGIYSIHMKNIRKNGTCVKEGWIVEVNTHEWMDSSLNKLIQWERKLTVPTIEKSSIDGGNHDLSQNFVSSGESEENNKNGVTKINLLSDSSLCSANCITQSAHKVLVALRESVMLRTKMNTLFQGGLNKLRDKELAPIAVLFSGGLDSMILAALLDQCIDPKWTIDLLNVSFDGQLAPDRISAIAGLRELQRISPLRRWQLVEIDTALTDLKRESEHVMSLIHPSNTYMDLNIGIALWLAAGGDGSVEGSACLMQDGSRHKYKSRSRVLIVGSGADEQCAGYGRHRTKYRLGGWNALNEEMRLDVQRIWKRNMGRDDRCISDHGKEARFPFLDENVIKTLLDIPLWEIAKLDEPVGKGDKKILREVARLLGLEEAALQPKRAIQFGSRIARESNRKNFGSNRAANQASAGMAQALEAAGFDCAHRSAVDAVVDVLLRYISHLGRSAAFNANLAGRALANELDVIQALEEVGSDTDGFAGASATGHCLVGSGVVRDLMAFVDTKDEVPFVRPLPRFPVPRVQPQPSASFAVAGRETGMKHVPEWLPVFPDPHTYVRTEAWVEPPATKDRVDKVEQVRQRRKAEKSLLSLQQRLAQAGAEGFHPAVGLAQDSTEKGKEIQAAGTKRNPFFEPALPPGEKAISEVDMPPEKKKLSVLEAFAPAIQATAIREIDAGTGLDQNQRSIVPKERVPVHLKIGFGKKPVAAVPNSEALDLRDDPSFLKEEAKDDRKRRAGMILRASMENPQELPQL; from the exons ATGTGCGGCATCTCCCTCGTCCTCTCTGGTGACCCcctggtcgccgccgccgccgcggcggcggagatcCGTCACTCCGGCGAG GGGAAGGGCGTGTCGGCTGATGAGCTCAAGGAGGCTCTGCGCCGGAGAGGTCCCGACAGCCTTGGCTGCGTAAGGCGCCGCCTTTGCTCTGACGGCACGGTTCTAG GGGCTGATGGATGCGATGGCGGAGGAGAGGGTAAAGCCGGCGTGGGTGATGGTGGTGTTGCTGAGTTGCTCTTCATTGGAGCAACACTGCATCTTAGGGGAGCTGAGCCGGTTGCGCAGCCACTGGTGTCCCCGTCTGGAAGTATTCTTGTGTATAATG GTGAGATATATGGAGGCATTGAAGTTGCCGATGATGAAAATGACACCCAGGCTCTTTTTTCTTCACTGGAATCTTGCTGTTCATGTGACTGCCATGCTCTTAGTAGAGATGAAGCTTGTTCTTGTGGAAGTGGTGTCAAATCAGTACCACAAATCCTTTCCACAATCAAAGGTCCTTGGGCTTTGATATACTGGCAG ATGGACTCAAATACGATTTGGTTTGGCCGGGATGCATTTGGAAGGAGAAGCCTATTGGTACATTGGCCCACATCTGATGATTCACGCTTCATATTATCATCATTAGCACCCCCTTCATTTGCAAGAAATAACGCAG ATGCAACGGTAAATGGTTTTGTGTCAGATCCTGACATCTCTGACTGTAACAAAGCTAGCTACTGGGAAGAGCTTCCTTGTGGGATATACAGCATCCACATGAAAAATATCAGAAAAAATGGCACATGTGTGAAGGAAGGATGGATTGTTGAAGTTAATACACATGAATGGATGGATTCTTCATTGAATAAATTAATTCAATGGGAGAGGAAACTGACAGTTCCTACCATAGAGAAGAGTTCTATTGATGGTGGGAACCATGACTTGTCTCAGAACTTTGTAAGCTCAGGGGAATCTGAAGAAAATAATAAAAATGGGGTCACGAAGATAAATCtcctttcagattctagcttatGTTCAGCAAATTGCATAACACAATCAG CACATAAAGTATTGGTTGCATTACGGGAATCTGTAATGCTGCGGACTAAGATGAACACACTCTTTCAG GGTGGTTTGAATAAACTTAGGGACAAAGAGTTAGCCCCAATAGCGGTCCTCTTTTCCGGTGGCTTAGACTCCATGATACTTGCCGCATTGTTAGACCAGTGCATTGACCCCAAGT GGACAATTGATTTGTTAAATGTCAGTTTTGATGGTCAGCTTGCCCCAGATAGGATTTCTGCAATAGCAGGACTGAGGGAGCTTCAGAGGATCTCTCCACTACGGAG ATGGCAACTTGTTGAGATTGACACTGCTTTGACTGACTTGAAAAGGGAAAGTGAACACGTGATGTCACTCATACACCCTTCAAATACTTATATG GATTTAAACATTGGTATTGCTCTCTGGTTGGCTGCTGGTGGGGATGGTTCGGTGGAGGGGAGTGCATGTCTTATGCAAGATGGCTCTCGCCATAAGTACAAGTCAAGATCAAGAGTCCTAATAGTCGGTTCCGGTGCTGATGAACAGTGTGCCGGTTATGGTAGACACCGGACTAAATACAGGCTTGGAGG GTGGAATGCACTGAATGAGGAGATGAGACTAGATGTGCAAAGAATATGGAAAAGAAACATGGGAAGAGATGATAGATGCATTTCTGATCATGGCAAGGAG GCCCGTTTCCCATTTCTTGACGAGAACGTGATAAAAACTTTGTTGGACATTCCGTTATGGGAGATTGCTAAACTTGATGAACCTGTGGGAAAGGGTGACAAGAAGATCTTGAGAGAG GTTGCAAGGCTGCTGGGACTAGAAGAAGCTGCTCTTCAGCCAAAGCGAGCAATTCAG TTCGGCTCAAGAATAGCAAGGGAGTCGAACCGCAAGAACTTTGGGAGTAACCGAGCTGCGAACCAGGCATCAGCAGGCA TGGCGCAGGCACTGGAGGCCGCAGGGTTCGACTGCGCGCACCGCTCCGCGGTGGACGCGGTCGTCGACGTCCTCCTGCGCTACATCTCCCACCTGGGCCGGTCCGCGGCCTTCAACGCCAACCTCGCCGGCCGCGCGCTCGCCAACGAGCTCGACGTCATCCAGGCGCTCGAGGAGGTCGGCTCCGACACGGACGGGTTCGCGGGCGCGTCCGCCACGGGGCACTGCCTCGTCGGCTCCGGCGTTGTCAGGGACCTCATGGCGTTCGTCGACACCAAGGACGAGGTCCCGTTCGTGCGGCCGCTGCCCAGGTTCCCTGTGCCGCGTGTGCAGCCGCAGCCCTCCGCCAGCTTCGCGGTGGCTGGGAGGGAGACCGGGATGAAGCACGTGCCTGAGTGGCTCCCGGTGTTCCCGGATCCGCACACCTATGTGAGGACAGAGGCGTGGGTTGAGCCGCCAGCGACCAAGGACCGGGTGGACAAGGTGGAGCAGGTGCGGCAACGGAGGAAGGCTGAGAAGTCCCTGCTCAGCTTGCAGCAAAGGCTAGCACAGGCTGGTGCTGAAGGTTTTCATCCAGCAGTTGGGCTTGCACAGGATAGCACGGAGAAGGGCAAGGAGATACAGGCAGCTGGGACCAAGAGAAATCCATTTTTTGAGCCAGCATTGCCGCCTGGAGAGAAGGCTATATCCGAGGTTGATATGCCTCCTGAAAAGAAGAAACTCTCTGTCCTTGAGGCATTTGCACCAGCTATTCAAGCTACAGCCATCAGGGAGATTGATGCTGGGACAGGGTTGGATCAAAACCAAAGGAGCATCGTTCCAAAGGAGAGGGTGCCAGTACACCTCAAAATTGGATTTGGTAAGAAGCCGGTAGCAGCTGTCCCGAATTCAGAAGCCCTGGATCTGAGGGATGATCCTTCCTTCTTGAAGGAGGAAGCAAAGGATGACAGGAAGCGGAGAGCAGGAATGATATTAAGAGCATCAATGGAGAACCCACAGGAACTTCCTCAACTCTGA
- the LOC112884727 gene encoding uncharacterized protein LOC112884727, with translation METEEGGGSSVTSSPGGSDKSRQPSPPTPPDGDEDSSESTSIGDGDEWLVSDEDADCENTGPHRPYTVDDFPRFSCGYEEQNHLLYRNPDIKLRGPSPIRLYPAFKYGKHVFGSDYNLGDKSGSKWPCYFLCSLLFLFTIHYIVINYCKSQFLLQFIDIKIARYHHTWPGPAKIFGFVAARDTIEPLRNYVYRREINSSEDEYVKRNTGVARLSLTSPARVISMASRALIEFELRVRTEGRPDEDEPNGDCLIEGCTELTNMLASDSFIEHRRLYGDNCALDVKFAVLINAVEARVDIKVLSLGAIASGINLKVYGKTSGFSEVIRLFEGASPKPGVVMSFAVAVDTHNYLDVCIEGSSEDNPVLGRKEKKPASRSWWKCSFGSDYHDMDKEVAELGEFAVVSVNVNWKSYRKKESLRE, from the exons ATGGAGACCGAGGAAGGCGGCGGATCGTCGGTGACCTCCAGCCCTGGTGGCAGCGACAAGAGTCGGCAGCCTTCCCCGCCTACCCCTCCGGACGGCGACGAGGATTCATCCGAGTCTACATCCATCGGCGACGGCGATGAATGGCTGGTCAGCGACGAGGATGCGGATTGCGAAAACACGG GACCTCACCGCCCATATACAGTTGATGATTTCCCAAGGTTTAGTTGTGGCTACGAAGAGCAGAACCATCTGTTGTATAGAAACCCAGACATTAAGCTTCGAGGTCCTTCACCAATTAGACTTTACCCAGCATTTAAATATGGCAAGCATGTGTTTGGTTCTGATTATAATCTTGGGGATAAATCTGGAAGTAAGTGGCCTTGTTACTTTCTTTGTTCATTGTTATTTTTATTTACAATACATTATATAGTCATCAACTACTGTAAatct CAGTTTTTGCTTCAGTTCATTGATATTAAAATTGCTCGATATCATCATACCTGGCCTGGACCTGCTAAGATCTTTGGTTTTGTTGCGGCACGGGATACGATTGAGCCCTTGCGCAATTATGTCTACAGGCGTGAGATTAACAGCTCTGAAGATGAATATGTGAAACGAAACACG GGCGTGGCACGTTTGTCACTGACTAGCCCAGCTCGAGTCATTTCAATGGCATCCCGGGCACTGATCGAGTTTGAGCTCCGGGTGCGGACCGAAGGCCGACCTGATGAAGATGAACCCAATGGTGACTGCCTCATTGAAGGATGCACTGAGCTCACCAACATGCTTGCTTCAGATTCCTTCATTGAACACCGGCGCCTGTATGGTGACAACTGCGCTCTGGACGTCAAGTTTGCTGTGCTGATCAATGCAGTGGAGGCACGCGTCGACATCAAGGTCCTCAGCCTGGGTGCCATTGCCAGCGGCATCAACCTGAAGGTATACGGCAAGACTAGTGGCTTCAGTGAGGTGATCCGTCTCTTCGAAGGCGCTTCTCCAAAGCCAGGTGTTGTGATGAGCTTTGCTGTTGCAGTGGATACACACAACTACCTCGATGTCTGCATCGAAGGGTCATCGGAAGACAATCCTGTTCTTGGGCGAAAGGAGAAGAAGCCGGCGTCGCGTTCATGGTGGAAGTGCAGCTTCGGTTCTGATTATCATGATATGGACAAAGAAGTAGCAGAGCTGGGCGAGTTTGCGGTAGTTTCAGTCAATGTCAATTGGAAATCCTATAGGAAGAAAGAATCCTTAAGGGAGTAA
- the LOC112886275 gene encoding uncharacterized protein LOC112886275 produces the protein MASLSLTGVAATTARPSSGGGRGRRLRVASMATQKGPKPTPKTVSGTRRSGTTVFPLGEPGPRPATASGKAPVKLLTNVEKLRLLTKAERAGLLSAAERAGLSLSAVERLGLLSKAEELGALSAATDPGTPGALLVLAAPLLAAGPAVVYLVPEEQAWQVALQAVAALVCVVGGAAAVAASTFVSRLQSSSG, from the exons ATGGCGTCGCTGTCCCTCACCGGCGTGGCAGCAACCACGGCGAGGccaagcagcggcggcgggagagGGCGCCGTCTGAGGGTCGCCTCCATGGCCACCCAGAAGGGCCCGAAGCCGACGCCCAAGACCGTCTCCGGCACGAGAAGATCG GGCACGACGGTGTTCCCTCTGGGCGAGCCCGGGCCGcgaccggcgacggcgagcgggaAGGCGCCGGTGAAGCTGCTGACGAACGTGGAGAAGCTGCGGCTGCTGACCAAGGCGGAGCGCGCGGGGCTGCTGTCGGCGGCGGAGCGCGCGGGGTTGTCGCTGTCGGCGGTGGAGCGGCTGGGCCTGCTGTCCAAGGCGGAGGAGCTGGGCGCGCTGTCGGCGGCCACGGACCCCGGCACGCCCGGCGCGCTGCTGGTGCTCGcggcgccgctgctcgccgcggGCCCCGCGGTGGTGTACCTCGTCCCCGAGGAGCAGGCGTGGCAGGTGGCGCTGCAGGCCGTCGCCGCGCTCGTCTGCGTcgtcggcggcgccgccgccgtggccgcgTCCACGTTCGTGTCCAGGCTGCAGAGCTCGTCCGGCTGA
- the LOC112884080 gene encoding L-type lectin-domain containing receptor kinase S.4-like — protein sequence MSSSKPKPPILFFLLLLFLLASLAASQEFTYKGFAGGGGNPNLTLNGIAEVWPDGILRLTNETSRLLGHAFYPTPLRFLDRNGTAASFSTEFVVTVVPEFEQLGGHGYAFVITPDPRLPGSLPSQYLGLFNAADDGNATNHVFAIEFDTVQDFEFGDINGNHVGVDLNSLVSNKSASADPVNLKAGDTVAWVDYDGAARLLNVSIANGTSGVKPAKPLISFPVDLSGVFREQMYVGFSASTGLLASSHYVRGWSFRLGGGAAPKLDISSLPTLPRTKSGKNRTSLILAVAFSAFVALVVLAAAGAYGAYRYKNRDIIELWELDYGPHRFKYAELRRATRGFGERELLGSGGFGKVYRGVLPGSGETVAVKRVNHESRQGLREFVAEIASIGRLRHRNLVQLQGWCRRRGDLLLVYDYMPNGSLDRHLFGGDHLKGSRLTWPVRHRILRDVASALLYLHEGWESVVLHRDVKASNVLLDADMSARLGDFGLAKLHERGANPSTTRVVGTLGYLAPELTRTGKATTAIDVFAFGALVLEVVAGRRPIEPRAPPEELVLAEWAWERYTAGEVEKVVDPRLGGAYDAAEVAAAVKVGLWCSHPSPAMRPTMREVARYLDGGEAGEVPEPPPPPPLPPACSGEVGFDDFVHSYPSSSFERAAAAGGGWDAGTQTSAATFPFSPLSMRSTYVSM from the coding sequence ATGTCGAGCTCGAAGCCCAAGCCTCCCATCCTCTTCTtcctgctgctcctcttcctcctggcCAGCCTCGCCGCCTCCCAAGAATTCACCTACAAAGgcttcgccggcggcggggggaaCCCGAACCTGACCCTCAACGGCATCGCGGAGGTCTGGCCCGACGGCATCCTTCGCCTCACCAACGAGACGTCCCGGCTCCTCGGCCACGCCTTCTACCCGACCCCGCTCCGCTTCCTCGACCGCAACGGCACCGCCGCGTCCTTCTCCACGGAGTTCGTGGTCACGGTGGTGCCGGAGTTTGAACAGCTGGGCGGGCACGGGTACGCGTTCGTCATCACGCCCGACCCGCGCCTCCCCGGCTCGCTGCCCAGCCAGTACCTCGGCCTCTTCAACGCCGCCGACGACGGGAACGCCACCAACCACGTGTTCGCCATCGAGTTCGACACCGTGCAGGACTTCGAGTTCGGGGACATCAACGGCAACCACGTCGGCGTCGACCTCAACAGCCTCGTCTCCAACAAGTCCGCCTCCgcggaccccgtcaacctcaaGGCCGGGGACACCGTCGCGTGGGTCGACTACGACGGCGCCGCCAGGCTGCTGAATGTCTCGATCGCGAACGGCACGTCGGGGGTCAAGCCGGCGAAGCCGCTCATCTCGTTCCCCGTCGACCTGTCCGGGGTCTTCCGGGAGCAGATGTACGTCGGATTCTCGGCGTCCACGGGGCTCCTCGCGAGCTCGCACTACGTCAGGGGCTGGAGCTTccggctcggcggcggcgccgcgccaAAGCTGGACATCTCGTCGCTGCCGACGCTGCCGCGGACCAAGAGCGGCAAGAACCGGACGTCGCTCATCCTGGCCGTAGCGTTCTCGGCGTTCGTGGCGCTGGtggtgctcgccgccgccggcgcgtacGGGGCCTACCGGTACAAGAACCGCGACATCATCGAGCTGTGGGAGCTGGACTACGGCCCgcaccggttcaagtacgccgagctccggcgcgcGACGCGCGGGTTCGGCGAGCGCGAGCTCCTCGGCTCCGGCGGGTTCGGCAAGGTGTACCGCGGCGTGCTCCCGGGGTCCGGCGAGACCGTGGCCGTGAAGCGCGTGAACCACGAGTCCCGGCAGGGCCTCCGCGAGTTCGTGGCGGAGATCGCGTCCAtcggccgcctccgccaccgCAACCTGGTCCAGCTCCAGGGctggtgccgccgccgcggcgaccTCCTCCTGGTGTACGACTACATGCCCAACGGCAGCCTGGACCGGCACCTCTTCGGCGGCGACCACCTCAAGGGGTCGCGGCTGACGTGGCCCGTCCGGCACCGCATCCTCCGCGACGTGGCGTCGGCGCTGCTGTACCTGCACGAGGGGTGGGAGAGCGTGGTCCTCCACCGCGACGTGAAGGCCAGCAACGTGCTCCTGGACGCCGACATGTCGGCGCGGCTCGGCGACTTCGGGCTGGCCAAGCTCCACGAGCGCGGGGCCAACCCGAGCACGACGCGCGTGGTCGGCACGCTGGGGTACCTGGCGCCCGAGCTGACGCGGACGGGGAAGGCGACGACGGCCATCGACGTGTTCGCGTTCGGCGCGCTGGTGCTGGAGGTGGTGGCCGGGCGGCGCCCCATCGAGCCCCGCGCACCGCCCGAGGAGCTGGTGCTCGCGGAGTGGGCGTGGGAGCGGTACACGGCGGGGGAGGTGGAGAAGGTGGTGGACCCCCGGCTGGGCGGCGCGTACGACGCCGCGGAGGTGGCCGCGGCGGTGAAGGTGGGGCTCTGGTGCTCGCATCCGTCGCCGGCGATGCGGCCCACGATGCGGGAGGTGGCGAGGTACCTGGACGGCGGGGAGGCAGGGGAGgttcccgagccgccgcccccgccgccgcttccgccGGCGTGCTCGGGCGAGGTGGGGTTCGACGACTTCGTGCACTCGTACCCGTCGTCGTCGTTcgagcgcgccgccgcggcgggcggcgggtggGACGCCGGGACCCAGACATCGGCGGCGACGTTCCCGTTCTCGCCGCTGTCCATGCGGTCAACCTACGTCAGCATGTGA